In the Gossypium raimondii isolate GPD5lz chromosome 9, ASM2569854v1, whole genome shotgun sequence genome, one interval contains:
- the LOC105800276 gene encoding uncharacterized protein LOC105800276 has product MARLPLIAQNVRRKRIGAALTIWLEICRIAIWFLFRMGASLSLHTYRPMIRSYTLDFYAKRDYVKRLVYASDETSIEQVRMNITAFFKLCEMLESLGGLKPSRNMLVDEQVAMFLHIISHHLKNRVIKHHFRRSGETVSRAFHSVLNAVIRLQDVLFKKAEPITADSSDTRWKWFKNCLGALDGTHIKIRVPTVDKPRYRTRKGDIATNMIGVCTHDMQFVYVLPGLEGSVADGRVLRDAISRTHGLKVPHGCYYLVDAGYTNCEGFLAPFRG; this is encoded by the exons atggctcgtctgcctttaattgcacaaaatgtgaggcgtaaaagaattggtgctgcattgacaatatggttggaaatctgtagaattgcgatttggttcttatttagaatgggtgccagccttagcctacatacttatagaccaatgATTAGGTCCTAcaccttagatttttatgcaaaacgggattatgtgaaaaggcttgtatatgctagtgacgagaccagtattgaacaagttaggatgaatataactgccttttttaaactatgtgagatgttagaatcgttAGGGGGATTGAAGCCGTCCagaaacatgcttgttgatgagcaagtggcaatgtttttacatataatctcccatcacctgaaaaatcgagttatcaagcatcactttagaaggtccggggaaactgttagcagagcatttcatagtgttttaaatgctgtcatacgcttacaagatgtgttatttaaaaaggcggagccaattacagctgattcttctgacacaaggtggaaatggtttaag aattgcttaggtgctcttgatggaacccacatcaagattagggttccaacagttgataaacctagatatcgaacgcgaaaaggtgacatagcaacaaatatgataggtgtttgtacacatgatatgcaatttgtttaCGTTCTTCCTGGTTTGGAAGGTTCAGTTGCTgatggacgggttcttcgagatgccattagtaggacacatggactaaaagttcctcatg gttgttattatctagttgatgctggatacacaaattgtgagggatttcttgcaccttttagaggataa